A single window of Gossypium hirsutum isolate 1008001.06 chromosome A10, Gossypium_hirsutum_v2.1, whole genome shotgun sequence DNA harbors:
- the LOC107925273 gene encoding uncharacterized protein, translated as MVSDQEIARGVEILLRQSEPNAVTTLNGVVQQLEAKLGLDLSHKAGFIRDHISLLLRSHPTTPKDHFTLQQQHTQFLSYPHQQFPARFAPQHHHYNHHPHFPSHDLSFRQHPQSHSRAPFTAQPPPPLVQPQQQQLQAVVTKGQVNATTVAATEVLKESAPVGTKRRGGPGGLNKVCSVSPALQVIVGEPALPRTEIVKQLWAYIRKNSLQDPSNKRKIICDDALRLVFETDCTDMFKMNKLLAKHITAFEPSKESSQTKRAQADAEPKTESVELSDNPVVISEALAKFLDAEGREMQATEAERRVWEYIKLNHLEDPSNSMVVLCDAKLHELLGCESISVMGIHDSLQRHHLLKPS; from the exons ATGGTGTCGGACCAAGAGATAGCAAGAGGGGTGGAGATTCTTCTCCGGCAGTCGGAGCCTAACGCCGTTACCACCTTAAACGGCGTTGTTCAGCAGTTGGAGGCTAAGCTTGGGCTCGACCTTTCTCATAAAGCTGGGTTTATCAGAGACCATATCAGTCTTCTCCTCCGCTCTCACCCTACTACTCCGAAGGACCATTTTACCCTCCAACAACAACATACACAGTTCCTTTCCTACCCTCACCAACAATTTCCTGCCCGTTTTGCCCCTCAACACCACCACTACAACCACCACCCTCATTTCCCTTCCCACGACCTTAGCTTCCGTCAACACCCTCAGTCGCATTCACGTGCTCCGTTTACGGCTCAACCACCGCCGCCGCTGGTTCAGCCTCAACAGCAACAGCTGCAGGCGGTTGTGACGAAAGGCCAAGTCAATGCCACCACCGTTGCCGCCACAGAAGTGCTTAAAGAAAG TGCACCAGTTGGAACCAAAAGAAGAGGTGGACCAGGGGGTCTGAACAAAGTTTGTAGTGTTTCACCAGCACTTCAAGTGATTGTTGGTGAGCCAGCTTTGCCAAGGACTGAG ATTGTGAAGCAGCTGTGGGCATATATAAGGAAGAACAGCCTTCAAGATCCAAGTAACAAGAGAAAGATAATTTGTGATGATGCCTTACGCTTAGTGTTCGAGACAGACTGTACGGACATGTTCAAGATGAACAAACTGCTAGCCAAACATATTACCGCATTTGAGCCTTCGA AGGAGTCAAGTCAAACTAAACGAGCACAAGCTGATGCTGAGCCTAAAACCGAAAGTGTTGAACTGAGTGACAACCCTGTTGTAATATCCGAAGCACTTGCCAAATTTTTGGATGCTGAAGGAAGAGAGATGCAAGCAACCGAGGCTGAACGACGTGTATGGGAGTACATAAAGCTCAATCATTTGGAG GATCCATCAAACTCAATGGTGGTATTGTGTGATGCTAAGCTTCATGAGCTTCTTGGATGTGAAAGCATATCTGTGATGGGGATACATGACTCGCTACAACGTCATCATTTATTGAAACCCTCCTGA
- the LOC107924897 gene encoding phosphatidate cytidylyltransferase 1, producing MQRENNSSLSSAASPRVRHRKRSNEAIPEPSKANGGKLLVDDRNKYKSMWIRTYSTVWMIGGFALIVYMGHLYITAMVVVIQIFMAKELFNLLRKAHEDRHLPGFRLLNWHFFVTAMLFVYGRLLSQPLVNTITSDKFLYQFVSSLIKYHMAICYFSYIAGFIWFILTLKKKMYKYQFGQYAWTHMILIVVFTQSSFTVANIFEGIFWFLLPASLIIINDIFAYIFGFFFGRTPLIKLSPKKTWEGFIGASVTTIISAFVLANILGRFQWLTCPRKDLSTGWLQCDPGPLFKPEYYTLPGWISQWFTWKEISVLPVQWHALCLGLFASIIAPFGGFFASGFKRAFKIKDFGDSIPGHGGITDRMDCQMVMAVFAYIYLQSFVAREDITVEMTLDQILTNFSFEEQQSLLIKLGQILQDRVAYS from the exons ATGCAAAGGGAGAATAATTCATCCCTCTCATCAGCAGCTAGTCCTCGGGTTCGGCACCGGAAACGATCTAATGAG GCCATCCCTGAACCTAGCAAAGCAAATGGCGGAAAATTGCTTGTTGATGACCGTAACAAATACAAATCAATGTGGATCCGGACATACTCTACCGTTTGGATGATTGGGGGTTTTGCATTAATTGTCTACATGGGTCATCTTTATATTACAGCTATGGTGGTGGTTATCCAAATATTTATGGCAAAAGAGCTGTTCAATTTACTCCGTAAAGCACATGAAGATAGGCATCTTCCTGGATTTAGGCTGTTAAATTG GCACTTCTTCGTCACTGCAATGTTATTTGTTTATGGTCGCCTTCTCAGTCAACCACTCGTCAATACCATAACTTCGGATAAGTTTTTGTATCAGTTTGTCAGCAGCCTTATCAAGTACCATATGGCTATTTGTTACTTCTCATACATTGCAG GTTTTATATGGTTTATTCTTACGTTGAAGAAGAAGATGTACAAGTATCAGTTTGGCCAGTATGCATGGACACATATGATTCTGATTGTGGTGTTCACTCAGTCATCCTTTACTGTAGCCAATATCTTTGAAGGAATTTTTTG GTTTCTTCTTCCAGCATCACTTATCATTATCAATGACATATTTGCTTATATCTTTGGTTTCTTCTTTGGGAGAACCCCCTTAATCAAATTATCTCCGAAGAAAACATGGGAAGGATTTATAGGAGCATCCGTTACAACTATCATCTCCGCATTTGTG CTTGCAAATATATTGGGTCGTTTTCAGTGGCTAACATGTCCGAGGAAG GATTTATCAACTGGTTGGCTTCAATGTGACCCAGGTCCATTGTTTAAGCCAGAGTATTATACTTTACCGGGATGGATTTCTCAATGG TTTACTTGGAAAGAGATCTCTGTTTTGCCGGTTCAGTGGCATGCTTTATGCCTTGGCTTGTTTGCATCAATAATAGCACCATTTGGGGGCTTTTTTGCTAGTGGTTTCAAAAGAGCTTTCAAAATCAAG GACTTTGGTGATAGTATTCCGGGGCACGGTGGAATTACAGATAGAATGGATTGCCAG ATGGTGATGGCAGTATTTGCATATATCTATCTCCAATCATTTGTTGCACGTGAAGACATCACAGTTGAAATGACCTTGGACCAg ATATTGACGAACTTTAGTTTTGAGGAACAACAAAGTCTTTTGATAAAACTGGGGCAGATCTTGCAGGATAGAGTTGCATATTCTTAA
- the LOC107925107 gene encoding uncharacterized protein, translated as MMVEFGLSEDFKRQLMSHLRHKGFDAGLCKSRWEKLGGNLLSGNYEYVDVNINGTRYIIEVNLAEQFEIARPTTSYTSLLEVIPPIFVGEPKVLKRIVKLLCNAMKNSMKIGGMHLPPWRRNGYMQSKWFARYKRTVNEIPVRPTISFRCKDNFGSNDGFKVGYLAAALDGTS; from the exons ATGATGGTAGAGTTCGGTTTATCCGAAGACTTTAAGCGGCAGTTGATGTCTCATCTGCGCCACAAGGGCTTTGATGCTG GTCTTTGTAAATCTCGATGGGAGAAATTAGGAGGAAATCTACTCTCTGGAAACTACGAATACGTAGATGTGAATATCAACGGAACTCGCTACATCATTGAAGTAAACCTAGCGGAACAATTCGAAATAGCTCGACCAACAACTAGTTATACTTCATTACTAGAAGTTATCCCACCGATTTTCGTCGGTGAACCCAAAGTACTCAAGCGGATCGTGAAGTTATTGTGCAATGCAATGAAGAATTCCATGAAAATCGGGGGGATGCACTTGCCGCCGTGGCGGCGTAACGGATACATGCAATCAAAGTGGTTCGCTCGTTATAAGCGTACCGTGAATGAAATTCCCGTCCGCCCGACCATATCTTTCCGTTGCAAAGATAATTTTGGTAGCAATGATGGGTTCAAAGTTGGGTACTTAGCTGCTGCCTTGGACGGTACTAGCTAG